Proteins from a single region of Sediminitomix flava:
- a CDS encoding M16 family metallopeptidase, translating into MSNNLLKAVCLSFLFLTPTFLSAQKLVEKVEADESGWNIPYEKYVLDNGLTVILHQDTSDPLVHVDVTYHVGSAREELNKSGFAHFFEHMMFQGSENVADEEHIKIITEAGGTMNGTTNRDRTNYFETVPSNQLETMLWLEADRMGYFLDAVTQEKFEVQRATVKNEKGQNYDNRPYGQFREKNAEALYPYGHPYSWLTIGILEDLDRVDVEDLKKFFLRWYGPNNATLTVGGDLDVKETLKWVNKYFGKIPAGPAVEDMKLDAPVLDNDRYVSYVDNNIRFPALLYTFPTVPEFHEDEAALECLADIIGQGQDSYFYKKFVLTQEAIQASIFNSSSELAGEFTMFVLPFPGKSLSDFEQKMRDALVEFEKEGVSDEDIQKFKAKNAAGALRTLESVRGKVSRLAHFQTFLGNPNYFPESIKKYESLTKEDVMRVYKKYIKGQYAVIQSVLPKGMEGQAAKPDNYEVDKSGPNPFPTTDYAKVAERKSPKDDFDRSIQPKSGPNPTIEIPTLWRETLANGLKVIGTESKETPSVTLRLFIEGGHLLQAEDKGKVGLASLTADMMREGTENYSAAEFANELEKLGSSISLGSGQTGVYISVNTLKKNLDKTLALLEERMFRPKFTEEDLARLKKQTLEAIMANKKQPVPIANTTYSQLLYGKDHILAISSSGTVESVEALTLADIDAFYKNSYAPQVTQLVVVGDISKEDLLSKVDFLKEWKANDVKVPTLTVENKLDKTTLYIVDKPNAPQSEIRIGYMTNLKYDVDGEFYKATLMNYTLGGAFNSRINLNLREDKGWTYGARSSFDGDKNTGDFTASAGVKGVATDSAVVEFMSEIQKFYESGITEEELTFMKSSIGQKDALKYETPGQKAAFLNRIVRYDLSDDYVKKQSKIVSKIKAKEINEIAKKYLDPSKMYIVVVGDKASLKPKLDKLGYEVVELDVEGNEVPVE; encoded by the coding sequence ATGTCAAATAACTTATTAAAGGCGGTATGCCTATCATTCCTTTTTTTAACACCAACTTTTCTATCAGCCCAAAAATTGGTTGAAAAGGTAGAAGCCGATGAGAGCGGCTGGAATATTCCTTATGAAAAGTATGTACTAGACAACGGACTTACTGTTATTCTCCACCAAGATACTTCAGATCCTTTAGTGCATGTAGATGTAACTTATCATGTTGGTTCTGCTCGTGAAGAGTTGAACAAGTCTGGTTTTGCCCACTTCTTTGAGCACATGATGTTCCAAGGTTCTGAAAATGTAGCAGACGAGGAGCACATCAAAATTATCACGGAAGCAGGAGGTACAATGAACGGAACAACAAACCGTGACCGTACAAACTACTTCGAGACTGTTCCAAGTAATCAGTTGGAAACAATGTTATGGTTAGAAGCTGACCGTATGGGATACTTCTTAGATGCAGTTACGCAAGAGAAATTTGAAGTACAACGTGCGACTGTAAAGAATGAAAAAGGACAAAATTATGATAACCGTCCTTATGGTCAATTCAGAGAAAAAAATGCAGAGGCTCTTTATCCTTACGGACACCCATACTCTTGGTTGACGATTGGTATTTTGGAAGACCTAGACAGAGTAGATGTTGAAGATTTAAAGAAATTCTTCCTTCGTTGGTACGGACCTAACAATGCGACATTGACAGTTGGTGGTGACCTAGATGTGAAAGAAACATTAAAATGGGTAAACAAATACTTCGGTAAAATTCCAGCAGGTCCTGCTGTTGAAGACATGAAGTTGGATGCTCCTGTATTGGACAACGATCGTTATGTATCTTATGTAGATAACAATATCCGTTTCCCTGCACTTCTTTATACATTCCCTACAGTTCCAGAATTCCACGAAGATGAGGCTGCATTGGAATGTTTAGCAGATATCATTGGACAAGGACAAGATTCATATTTCTATAAGAAATTCGTACTTACACAAGAAGCTATCCAAGCGTCTATTTTCAACTCTAGCTCTGAGCTAGCTGGTGAATTTACAATGTTTGTATTGCCTTTCCCAGGTAAATCTTTGAGCGACTTCGAGCAAAAAATGAGAGATGCTCTTGTTGAATTCGAGAAAGAAGGTGTAAGTGATGAAGATATTCAGAAGTTTAAAGCTAAAAATGCTGCTGGTGCACTTCGTACATTAGAATCTGTAAGAGGTAAGGTTTCTCGTTTGGCTCACTTCCAAACATTCTTGGGTAACCCTAACTACTTCCCTGAATCTATCAAAAAGTATGAGTCGCTTACAAAAGAAGATGTAATGCGCGTGTACAAAAAATACATTAAAGGTCAGTATGCTGTTATCCAAAGTGTATTGCCTAAAGGTATGGAAGGTCAAGCGGCTAAGCCTGATAACTATGAAGTAGACAAGTCTGGACCTAATCCATTCCCAACAACAGATTATGCTAAGGTAGCAGAGAGAAAGTCTCCAAAAGATGATTTCGATAGAAGTATCCAACCTAAATCAGGTCCTAACCCTACGATTGAAATCCCTACACTTTGGAGAGAAACACTTGCTAACGGTCTGAAAGTAATTGGTACTGAAAGCAAAGAAACGCCATCAGTAACGCTTCGTTTATTTATTGAAGGCGGTCACTTACTTCAAGCAGAAGACAAAGGTAAAGTAGGTCTTGCTTCTCTTACTGCGGATATGATGAGAGAAGGAACAGAGAACTATTCGGCTGCTGAATTTGCAAATGAGTTAGAAAAACTAGGTAGCTCAATTTCTTTAGGTAGCGGACAAACTGGAGTTTATATCAGTGTAAACACATTGAAAAAGAACCTAGATAAAACGTTAGCACTTTTAGAAGAGCGTATGTTCAGACCTAAATTTACGGAAGAAGATTTAGCTCGTTTGAAAAAGCAAACGCTAGAGGCGATTATGGCAAACAAAAAACAACCTGTGCCTATCGCGAATACAACTTATAGCCAATTGCTTTACGGTAAAGACCACATCTTAGCAATTTCTTCAAGCGGTACTGTAGAATCTGTTGAAGCTTTAACACTTGCTGATATCGATGCATTCTACAAAAACAGCTATGCTCCTCAAGTTACTCAACTTGTTGTTGTGGGTGACATTTCTAAGGAAGACCTTCTTTCTAAAGTTGATTTCCTTAAAGAATGGAAAGCTAACGATGTAAAAGTACCTACGCTTACAGTTGAGAATAAACTTGATAAAACAACATTGTACATTGTTGACAAGCCGAATGCTCCTCAATCAGAGATCAGAATTGGTTATATGACTAACCTTAAGTATGATGTAGATGGAGAATTCTACAAAGCTACTTTAATGAACTACACTTTAGGTGGTGCTTTCAATAGCCGTATCAACTTGAACCTACGTGAAGATAAAGGTTGGACTTACGGTGCTCGTTCTTCATTTGATGGAGACAAAAATACGGGTGACTTCACTGCTTCTGCGGGTGTTAAAGGTGTTGCAACTGATAGTGCTGTAGTTGAGTTTATGTCTGAAATTCAGAAATTCTACGAAAGTGGAATCACGGAAGAAGAACTAACATTTATGAAGAGTTCTATCGGACAAAAAGATGCCTTGAAGTACGAAACTCCAGGTCAAAAAGCTGCATTCTTGAACCGTATTGTACGTTATGATCTTTCTGATGATTATGTAAAGAAACAAAGTAAAATCGTTTCTAAAATCAAAGCGAAAGAGATCAACGAGATTGCCAAGAAATACTTAGACCCTTCTAAAATGTACATCGTAGTTGTAGGTGACAAAGCTTCTTTGAAACCAAAACTTGATAAACTAGGCTACGAAGTAGTTGAGTTGGATGTAGAAGGAAATGAAGTTCCTGTAGAATAA
- a CDS encoding DUF4292 domain-containing protein, with the protein MSVRNNILFLLSWILLLGFSSCREQKKVVTKTKAKEFTVEKLDFKYLSAKAKASYQANDQNTKVTADFRIHKDEAIWVSLRSTGIEGLRLYITPKRIKAINRLEKVYYDYNYSALKREFDLDLNFEIIQSILLGELPATLKVKNKAFIEDDNFVLRNNKGDYKIRAYVDRTILKLSKLFLESKGRKTNDLLVNFSEFKDVSDGEGQFLPHEVKITSGESEWEEMIFTNMLIELDFSKIHLSKSSIKMPFSIPSKYKKKKL; encoded by the coding sequence ATGTCAGTAAGAAATAATATACTGTTTTTATTGTCATGGATTTTACTTCTGGGTTTCTCGTCTTGTAGAGAACAGAAGAAAGTAGTGACCAAAACCAAGGCAAAAGAATTCACGGTTGAAAAATTAGATTTCAAATACCTATCAGCGAAAGCGAAAGCTTCGTATCAAGCCAACGATCAGAATACCAAAGTGACCGCAGACTTTAGAATCCATAAAGATGAGGCAATTTGGGTTTCACTGAGAAGTACAGGAATCGAGGGTTTAAGATTATATATTACTCCGAAGAGAATCAAAGCAATCAACCGTTTGGAGAAGGTTTATTATGATTATAATTACTCTGCTTTAAAAAGAGAATTTGATCTAGACCTCAACTTTGAGATTATTCAATCGATTCTTTTAGGAGAATTACCTGCAACGCTTAAAGTAAAGAATAAAGCGTTTATTGAAGACGATAATTTTGTACTCAGAAATAATAAAGGAGACTACAAAATTCGAGCTTATGTAGATCGAACAATCTTGAAGCTGTCAAAACTATTCTTAGAATCGAAAGGAAGAAAAACGAATGATCTTTTGGTAAACTTCTCCGAGTTTAAAGATGTAAGTGATGGCGAAGGGCAGTTTTTGCCTCATGAAGTAAAGATCACAAGCGGAGAGAGTGAATGGGAAGAAATGATTTTTACAAATATGCTTATCGAGCTTGATTTCAGTAAAATTCATCTTTCAAAATCTTCGATAAAAATGCCTTTTAGTATTCCTTCTAAGTACAAAAAGAAGAAGTTGTAA
- a CDS encoding valine--tRNA ligase has protein sequence MELAKTYSPKDIEDKWYQHWMDNKFFRSVPDPEKEPFTVVIPPPNVTGVLHMGHMLNNTIQDVLVRRARMQGKNACWVPGTDHASIATEAKVVKMLKDEQGIEKADLSREQFLEHAWEWKEKYGGIILDQLKKLGASCDWDRTSFTMDPELSESVIKVFVDLYNKGKIYRGVRMVNWDPEGQTALSDEEVIHKEGTGKLFYIKYPVVGEEGTFVTIATTRPETIPADSAICVNPNDERFKDLIGKKVLVPTTDREITIIGDDYVDIEFGTGCLKVTPAHDLNDYELGIKHNLEVIDIIDADGKINAKAGEKYAGKDRFAVRKEFVKDMEEAGLLVKVEEIQNSVGTSERTGAVIEPRLSMQWFLQMEELAKPALDNVMNDNIQFHPPKFKNMYRHWMENVRDWCISRQLWWGHQIPAYYLPNGEFVVAETKEEALKLAQAKDASITAEQLTQDDDVLDTWFSSWLWPISVFNGINEPENEEINYYYPTNDLVTAPEILFFWVARMIIAGYEWKGDLPFKNVYLTGIVRDKLGRKMSKSLGNSPDPIKLMEQYGADGVRVGMLLSSPAGNDLPFDEKLCEQGRNFANKVWNAFRLVKGWEVDDSSQGLINEKSVEWFESKFNQTLEEIEGYFEQYKLSDALMAIYRLIWDDFCSWYLEMVKPNFGDKIDRPTYEATINFFERLMKVLHPFMPFLTEEIWANIGEREENDCIIVAEYPKVGAIDQDLLARAEGVFEIISNIRNIRNSKQISPKESLPLSIMTETKEHFETFSHVLHKMANLESVNFVDKAVEGASQFVHKASKFFVDLADKIDNEQEKQKLQKELEYAKGFLSSVDRKLSNERFVNNAPEAVLNKEKQKKADAESKIAALEEALAKL, from the coding sequence ATGGAATTAGCAAAAACGTACAGTCCGAAGGACATCGAAGACAAGTGGTATCAGCATTGGATGGATAATAAGTTTTTCCGTTCTGTCCCAGATCCTGAAAAAGAGCCATTTACTGTCGTAATTCCACCGCCAAACGTAACGGGGGTGTTGCATATGGGGCACATGCTCAACAACACAATTCAAGATGTATTGGTCAGAAGAGCACGTATGCAAGGCAAGAATGCTTGTTGGGTGCCTGGTACAGACCACGCATCTATTGCTACGGAGGCGAAAGTCGTCAAAATGCTCAAAGACGAACAAGGCATTGAAAAAGCAGATCTATCTCGTGAGCAGTTCTTAGAGCATGCTTGGGAGTGGAAAGAAAAATATGGTGGAATTATCCTTGACCAATTGAAGAAATTGGGTGCATCATGCGATTGGGATCGTACGAGCTTTACAATGGATCCAGAGTTGTCTGAATCAGTGATTAAAGTATTCGTTGATCTTTACAACAAAGGAAAAATCTACCGTGGTGTTCGTATGGTAAACTGGGATCCAGAAGGACAAACAGCTTTATCAGACGAGGAAGTAATCCACAAAGAAGGTACAGGTAAATTATTCTACATCAAATATCCTGTTGTAGGAGAAGAAGGAACATTTGTAACGATTGCTACAACTCGTCCTGAAACAATTCCTGCCGATTCAGCTATCTGTGTAAACCCTAATGATGAGCGTTTCAAAGATTTGATCGGTAAGAAAGTACTCGTACCAACTACAGATCGTGAGATCACTATCATTGGTGATGACTATGTTGATATCGAGTTTGGTACAGGTTGTTTGAAAGTAACACCTGCACACGACTTGAATGACTACGAATTGGGTATCAAACACAATTTGGAAGTAATCGACATCATTGATGCTGATGGTAAAATCAATGCGAAAGCAGGTGAGAAATATGCTGGAAAAGATCGTTTTGCGGTTCGTAAAGAATTCGTAAAAGATATGGAAGAAGCAGGCTTGCTTGTTAAAGTTGAGGAAATCCAAAACTCTGTAGGTACTTCTGAGCGTACAGGTGCGGTAATCGAGCCTCGTCTTTCGATGCAATGGTTCTTGCAAATGGAAGAGTTGGCAAAACCAGCTTTGGACAATGTGATGAATGACAACATTCAATTCCATCCTCCAAAGTTTAAGAATATGTACCGTCACTGGATGGAGAATGTAAGAGACTGGTGTATTTCTCGTCAGTTGTGGTGGGGACACCAAATTCCTGCATACTACCTTCCAAATGGTGAATTTGTAGTTGCTGAGACAAAAGAAGAAGCTTTGAAACTTGCTCAAGCAAAAGATGCAAGCATCACTGCAGAGCAATTGACCCAAGACGATGACGTTTTGGATACTTGGTTCTCTTCTTGGTTGTGGCCAATTTCTGTTTTCAATGGTATCAATGAGCCAGAAAACGAGGAAATCAACTACTATTACCCAACAAATGATCTAGTAACAGCTCCTGAGATTCTTTTCTTCTGGGTTGCACGTATGATTATTGCGGGTTACGAGTGGAAAGGCGACTTGCCATTCAAGAATGTATACTTGACAGGTATCGTAAGAGACAAACTTGGACGTAAAATGTCTAAGTCTTTAGGTAACTCACCTGATCCAATCAAATTGATGGAACAGTACGGTGCTGACGGTGTACGTGTAGGTATGTTGTTGTCATCTCCTGCGGGTAATGACCTTCCGTTCGATGAGAAATTGTGTGAGCAAGGACGTAACTTTGCCAACAAGGTTTGGAATGCATTCCGTTTGGTAAAAGGATGGGAAGTTGATGATTCTAGCCAAGGATTGATCAATGAAAAATCTGTAGAATGGTTTGAGTCTAAATTCAACCAAACTTTAGAAGAAATTGAAGGATACTTCGAGCAATATAAATTGTCGGATGCTTTGATGGCTATCTATCGTTTGATCTGGGATGATTTCTGTTCTTGGTACCTAGAGATGGTGAAACCAAACTTCGGAGACAAGATTGACCGTCCTACTTATGAGGCAACAATCAACTTCTTCGAGAGATTGATGAAGGTTCTTCACCCATTCATGCCATTCTTGACTGAAGAAATTTGGGCGAACATTGGTGAGCGTGAAGAAAATGATTGTATCATCGTTGCGGAATATCCTAAAGTAGGAGCTATAGACCAAGATCTATTGGCTAGAGCTGAAGGTGTATTTGAGATTATCTCAAACATCCGTAACATCCGTAACTCGAAGCAAATTTCTCCAAAAGAGAGCTTGCCGCTTTCAATCATGACAGAAACGAAAGAGCATTTCGAGACTTTCTCTCATGTATTGCACAAAATGGCAAACCTTGAATCTGTAAACTTTGTCGACAAAGCAGTTGAAGGTGCTTCTCAGTTTGTTCATAAGGCATCTAAGTTCTTCGTAGACTTGGCTGACAAGATTGATAATGAGCAAGAGAAACAAAAACTTCAGAAAGAATTGGAGTATGCAAAAGGCTTCTTGTCTTCTGTAGATCGTAAGTTATCTAATGAGCGTTTTGTGAACAATGCTCCTGAAGCTGTCTTGAATAAAGAAAAGCAAAAGAAAGCCGATGCTGAAAGTAAAATTGCAGCCTTGGAAGAAGCATTAGCAAAACTTTAA
- a CDS encoding putative quinol monooxygenase, with protein MKITRIVRMYFKEEERANFLAIFQEKQTKISGFEGCLDVNLYADLAVPNVCTTISIWESAEALEAYRNSELFITTWKRVKPLFSQKAEAVSYVLQD; from the coding sequence ATGAAAATCACGAGAATAGTGAGAATGTATTTTAAAGAAGAGGAGAGAGCTAATTTTTTAGCCATTTTTCAAGAAAAGCAAACTAAGATTTCGGGATTTGAAGGCTGTCTGGATGTAAATCTGTACGCTGATCTTGCAGTGCCAAATGTTTGTACAACCATTAGCATTTGGGAATCAGCAGAAGCTTTAGAAGCTTACAGAAATTCCGAATTGTTTATAACTACTTGGAAAAGGGTAAAGCCTCTTTTTAGCCAAAAAGCAGAAGCTGTTTCTTATGTGCTTCAAGATTAA
- the gldC gene encoding gliding motility protein GldC, with translation MKKSEIKFNVELDEQNVPEKIFWSATDSPSAGMEEARAITISVWDHLQKNTLRIDLWGKEMTMDDMKRFYIDTVGGLAQSMRTATGDEKLANMMDDLCKEMVEHIKKNPNG, from the coding sequence ATGAAAAAATCAGAAATAAAATTCAACGTAGAACTAGACGAACAAAACGTTCCTGAGAAAATCTTTTGGTCAGCTACAGACTCACCTTCTGCGGGTATGGAAGAGGCTAGAGCGATCACAATTTCGGTTTGGGATCATCTTCAAAAAAATACTTTGCGTATCGATCTTTGGGGTAAAGAAATGACAATGGACGATATGAAGCGTTTCTACATTGATACAGTTGGTGGATTGGCTCAAAGTATGCGTACTGCTACTGGAGATGAGAAACTAGCGAACATGATGGACGATCTTTGTAAAGAAATGGTAGAGCACATCAAGAAGAATCCTAACGGATAA
- a CDS encoding SCO family protein, giving the protein MKNSTLILLFSILTTVSSCSLNSRGKGNRNNRLPYYKEASFTPYWLSKDTTELKDFHTIPSFSLVSQKGDTITENSFEGKIYVTDFFFTSCQGICPQMTSNMKIIQDEFENDNEILLLSHSITPRKDSPQMLKAYAQKKGIDDDKWILATGNRIDIYELGRKGYFIEKDLGINKGPNDFLHSPNFVLVDKEKHIRGIYNGLNSNAVQQLITDIKTLKKEYL; this is encoded by the coding sequence ATGAAGAATTCAACATTAATCCTACTTTTTAGCATACTAACCACAGTGTCTTCTTGTTCACTCAATTCAAGAGGCAAAGGAAATCGTAACAATAGACTACCTTACTATAAAGAAGCGAGTTTTACGCCATATTGGCTTTCAAAAGATACAACCGAACTTAAAGATTTTCATACCATTCCTTCTTTCAGTCTAGTTTCTCAAAAAGGAGATACCATAACAGAAAATAGCTTTGAAGGAAAAATTTATGTGACCGATTTTTTCTTTACTTCATGTCAAGGTATTTGTCCTCAGATGACTTCTAATATGAAAATCATACAGGATGAATTTGAGAATGATAATGAAATACTCTTACTATCCCATTCGATCACTCCCAGAAAAGATTCACCACAAATGCTAAAAGCTTATGCCCAAAAAAAAGGGATTGATGACGACAAATGGATACTTGCAACAGGCAATCGAATCGACATTTATGAGCTTGGGCGGAAAGGATATTTTATAGAAAAAGACTTAGGAATCAACAAAGGGCCAAATGATTTTCTGCACAGCCCAAACTTTGTTTTAGTAGATAAAGAAAAGCATATCAGAGGAATTTATAATGGACTAAATTCAAATGCTGTCCAGCAACTGATCACTGATATCAAAACACTCAAAAAAGAATATCTATAA
- the pyk gene encoding pyruvate kinase: protein MKNTKIVATISDRNCGVEFLTELYNSGMNVVRINTAHQTHEDSLRVVENVRKVSNQIGILVDTKGPEIRTTKMEESFEVHAGDEVWMAGDPDAVSTRECVFVNYAGFVNDVPVGSRVLIDDGSLELQVKEEKDGKLLCEAMNTGPISGKKSVNIPSVHVKLPSITEKDRNYIRFAAEHNLDFIAHSFVRNAADVIAVQEILDECNSPAKIIAKIENQEGVDNIDEILDHVYGIMVARGDLAVEIPQENIPTVQKMIIDKCIARRRPVITATQMLHTMIDNPRPTRAEISDVANAVYDGSDAIMLSGESAYGKYPVEAVKTMASIAAATEKYEGYKKDTEFVIINDDIGAFMAKSAYYATQHLNPRAILTDTAFGRTARAIAAYRPKTPIIAKCYDERVVRELSLTFGVRASYIEKGADSKAYIKEALQEMKSEKGFSAEDRIVVVGGNYGDAHGASFIEVTTVENLEK, encoded by the coding sequence ATGAAAAACACGAAAATAGTTGCAACGATTTCTGACCGAAATTGTGGAGTTGAGTTTTTGACAGAACTTTACAATTCAGGAATGAACGTAGTTAGGATCAACACCGCGCACCAAACTCACGAAGATTCATTAAGAGTAGTAGAAAATGTTCGTAAAGTTTCTAACCAAATCGGTATTTTGGTAGATACAAAAGGACCAGAGATTCGTACTACGAAAATGGAAGAGTCATTCGAAGTTCACGCAGGTGACGAAGTATGGATGGCAGGTGATCCAGACGCAGTTTCTACTAGAGAGTGTGTCTTTGTTAACTACGCAGGCTTTGTAAACGACGTTCCTGTAGGAAGCCGTGTACTTATTGACGATGGTTCTTTGGAACTTCAAGTGAAAGAAGAAAAAGACGGAAAATTGCTATGTGAGGCTATGAATACAGGGCCAATCAGCGGTAAGAAGTCTGTAAACATCCCTTCAGTTCACGTAAAACTTCCTTCAATTACTGAAAAGGACAGAAACTATATCCGTTTTGCGGCTGAGCATAATCTTGATTTTATTGCACACTCTTTCGTACGTAACGCTGCGGACGTAATTGCTGTACAAGAGATCTTGGATGAGTGTAATTCTCCTGCAAAAATCATTGCTAAAATCGAGAACCAAGAAGGTGTAGATAACATCGACGAAATCTTGGATCACGTTTACGGTATCATGGTTGCTCGTGGTGACTTGGCTGTTGAGATTCCTCAAGAGAACATCCCTACGGTACAAAAAATGATCATCGACAAATGTATCGCTAGAAGAAGACCTGTAATTACAGCTACTCAAATGCTTCACACAATGATCGATAACCCACGTCCAACTCGTGCGGAGATCTCTGACGTTGCAAATGCTGTTTATGATGGTTCTGATGCAATCATGCTTTCAGGTGAGTCAGCTTACGGTAAATACCCAGTTGAAGCGGTTAAAACAATGGCTTCTATTGCGGCTGCTACTGAAAAATACGAAGGTTACAAGAAAGACACTGAGTTCGTAATCATCAACGATGATATCGGAGCATTTATGGCAAAATCAGCTTACTATGCAACTCAGCACTTGAACCCAAGAGCAATCCTTACTGATACTGCTTTCGGTAGAACTGCTCGTGCTATTGCTGCATACCGTCCTAAGACTCCAATTATCGCTAAATGTTACGATGAGCGCGTTGTACGTGAATTGTCATTGACATTTGGTGTTCGTGCGTCTTACATTGAGAAAGGTGCAGATAGCAAAGCTTACATCAAAGAGGCTCTTCAAGAAATGAAGTCTGAAAAAGGATTCTCTGCTGAAGATCGTATCGTTGTTGTAGGTGGTAACTATGGTGATGCTCACGGAGCTTCATTCATTGAAGTAACTACAGTAGAAAACTTAGAGAAATAA